A genomic stretch from Halogranum gelatinilyticum includes:
- a CDS encoding histidine kinase N-terminal 7TM domain-containing protein: MVSVTILYGLLFLSVAVGTAATILAWRVRSEPGAKPLVALLLGQSWWSTCLIFRLQATTIDAKLLWTDLAWPGVVIIPVAWLLFSLEYTGRDEYIRPRYVALLAVVPAITVVLALTTPYHDLLYARPLGFGRTGVFLVTQGGPWYWVIAAYTYLLGLGGIIPLLGLLTSDAVTFRGQSTALILGLSVPWLTNVLFLADVFATSGIDPTPVAFSVSGVAYLGALTRFRLFGTSPAPNKRARKFLFDRMQDGALVVDMNGYVVEVNDSCVDLLGTAAPTLLGAPAADVIPDYEQFPDEGSLPGHLLVGDTAGGQPYDVTVTPITNVRGDTIGRVVTFHDIGEHLRQQQRLTVLNRVLRHNIRTETNLIHGYVDRFADDEDAEIVKKRALRIEELGKKGRDAIELFDKSTAGRTPRPLASVLDRAVSTVRTASPAATISVPDVADDVFVAGLLDVVFTNLVENAVEHNPAPEPHVSITVTTTADRVIVEVADDGPGIEDYELRVLRDGTETPLDHGSGLGLWLVQWGVEIADGWVEFATPESRGTVVTVGVPRLPPPSSGP, encoded by the coding sequence GTGGTCTCCGTAACGATCCTCTATGGGCTGCTGTTTCTGTCCGTCGCGGTCGGCACGGCAGCCACAATTCTTGCGTGGCGCGTCCGCTCGGAACCGGGTGCGAAACCGCTGGTCGCGCTCCTGCTCGGACAGAGCTGGTGGTCGACGTGTCTCATCTTCCGGCTCCAGGCGACGACGATTGACGCGAAGCTGCTCTGGACCGACCTCGCGTGGCCGGGCGTCGTGATCATCCCGGTCGCGTGGCTGCTGTTCTCGCTCGAATACACCGGCCGAGACGAGTATATCCGGCCCCGGTACGTGGCACTTCTCGCCGTCGTCCCCGCCATCACGGTCGTCCTCGCGTTGACGACGCCGTATCACGACCTGCTGTACGCCCGCCCCCTGGGCTTCGGTCGGACCGGCGTCTTTCTCGTCACCCAGGGCGGCCCGTGGTACTGGGTCATCGCGGCCTACACCTACCTGCTCGGACTGGGCGGCATCATCCCGCTTCTCGGGCTGTTGACGAGCGACGCTGTGACGTTCCGCGGGCAGAGCACCGCGCTCATCCTGGGACTGTCGGTGCCGTGGCTGACAAACGTCCTGTTTCTCGCCGACGTCTTCGCGACCTCCGGCATCGACCCGACGCCGGTCGCGTTCTCCGTCTCCGGCGTGGCGTATCTGGGCGCGCTCACGCGGTTTCGACTCTTCGGGACCAGCCCCGCGCCGAACAAACGCGCCCGGAAGTTCCTCTTCGACCGGATGCAAGACGGCGCGCTCGTCGTCGACATGAACGGCTACGTCGTCGAGGTCAACGACAGCTGCGTCGACCTCCTCGGCACCGCCGCACCGACGCTGTTGGGTGCCCCGGCCGCCGACGTCATCCCCGACTACGAGCAGTTCCCCGACGAGGGGTCGCTTCCCGGTCATCTGCTCGTCGGCGACACCGCCGGTGGACAGCCCTACGACGTCACGGTGACGCCCATCACGAACGTCAGAGGCGACACCATCGGCCGGGTCGTCACCTTCCACGACATCGGCGAACATCTCCGCCAGCAACAGCGGCTCACCGTGTTGAACCGCGTCCTCCGGCACAACATCCGGACGGAGACCAACCTCATCCACGGCTACGTCGACCGGTTCGCGGACGACGAGGACGCGGAGATCGTCAAAAAGCGCGCGCTCCGCATCGAGGAACTCGGCAAGAAGGGGCGCGACGCCATCGAACTGTTCGACAAAAGCACGGCCGGACGGACGCCGCGACCGCTCGCCAGCGTGCTCGACCGAGCGGTCTCGACGGTTCGCACGGCGTCGCCAGCGGCCACCATCTCGGTTCCGGACGTTGCCGACGACGTGTTCGTCGCCGGTCTGCTCGACGTCGTCTTCACCAACCTCGTCGAGAACGCGGTCGAACACAACCCCGCCCCCGAGCCACACGTCTCCATCACGGTGACGACGACGGCCGACCGCGTCATCGTCGAAGTCGCCGACGACGGGCCCGGCATCGAGGACTACGAACTGCGCGTGTTGCGCGACGGCACCGAGACACCGCTGGACCACGGCAGCGGGCTCGGACTGTGGCTCGTCCAGTGGGGCGTCGAGATTGCCGACGGCTGGGTCGAGTTCGCGACGCCGGAGTCACGCGGCACCGTCGTCACCGTCGGCGTCCCACGCCTCCCGCCCCCCTCGTCGGGACCGTAG
- a CDS encoding UbiA family prenyltransferase, with translation MYSSLYLVVIAMVEVATAMLALSLPLSPAPLVVGLVTFAVYVGDRITDVDTDEAVDPNKADKCAFVRRHRSVLSVLSAASYGLAIAISVLGGPLALAITLLPGAFWVVYATDWLPTVGSYFKRLKDVLVVNSFIVALAWAIAVVLLPMAFAEAAITPAAIVVFVYFLVDTFVNTEIPNIADMEGDAAIGVSTLPVAFGVTRTRQLLYGVDVALVAFVGGAYVVGIISTALAVAVLVGLAYALVLASRIGRTTSYGRLSVAGEAKHLVVIAVYLALL, from the coding sequence ATGTATAGCTCGCTGTATCTCGTCGTCATCGCGATGGTGGAAGTCGCCACCGCGATGCTCGCACTGTCGCTGCCGTTGAGTCCGGCACCGCTCGTAGTCGGTCTCGTGACGTTCGCCGTCTACGTGGGTGACCGCATCACCGACGTCGACACCGACGAGGCAGTCGACCCGAACAAGGCCGACAAATGTGCGTTCGTCCGCCGACACCGGAGCGTCCTCTCCGTCCTGTCGGCGGCGTCCTACGGACTCGCCATCGCGATCTCCGTCCTCGGTGGCCCGCTCGCGCTGGCCATCACGCTGCTCCCCGGCGCGTTCTGGGTCGTCTACGCGACCGACTGGCTCCCGACGGTCGGCTCGTACTTCAAGCGGCTGAAAGACGTCCTCGTCGTCAACTCCTTCATCGTCGCGCTCGCGTGGGCCATCGCGGTCGTCCTCCTGCCGATGGCGTTCGCCGAGGCTGCCATCACTCCGGCCGCAATCGTCGTCTTCGTCTACTTCCTCGTCGACACCTTCGTCAACACGGAGATACCCAACATCGCCGACATGGAGGGTGACGCCGCTATCGGCGTGTCGACGCTGCCCGTCGCCTTCGGTGTGACCCGAACGCGACAGCTCCTCTACGGCGTCGACGTCGCGCTCGTCGCCTTCGTCGGCGGCGCGTACGTCGTCGGTATCATCTCGACGGCACTGGCCGTCGCGGTCCTGGTCGGGCTGGCCTACGCGCTGGTACTGGCCTCCCGTATCGGCCGGACGACGAGCTACGGCCGGCTCTCGGTCGCCGGTGAAGCGAAGCATCTCGTCGTCATCGCGGTCTATCTCGCACTGCTGTAG
- a CDS encoding YybS family protein has protein sequence MMMPTNSERYAWAGWILAGLPIISSSLRAASALTGTNLVAPIPIAGQISVALQEMAVFVVAQDIAFRQVSLVLGFFLLILTSWLAFGVLMITGVRRRIEPSSTVAAGAVTVASVLYLILFFGVYNGLLTTDLPVGQLAAFFAVPVVASGLLVGSYYIYPWEDERYWRAIKDLKEAEKAAGRKRREFDDRLSEEIGGDPSETSLLPDELAFPAECREIENRAERIRNTSSAEPDLDDLQRRAQGVKLDAMELDPEEALQTLRTELEAQVREAAEQKIGKLRLETPDGEQLEVENLPREYTHVPTEADVDIVLSSQRSVSEQIIELRTANQLTIIEAIRAIDDVVDHVQTRVAPHVESQIRLLAPHVESWSTEDESGDDMVEQRTTIVERFEAIEGLLGKSLYDIYVDGNDGTSELVSVADVREAVDEAENSVRRCTATDLEETVRWIDGMVASLQTAVDYYDRTFYRGLKEEREQLSLYARDATPEPVFDEHVFETLKQSVAKDFGAEYEIDWTAQTLTVTYDAGANVPSDDQIDVGDGAAVTDTTSASEDVEWRVHSLLDKITERSRDNEQVVIDRDELPSGIDESAISAFKSFVDTHDELVVREEAEESPERGFVVETSGGSPLEQVTRDLRDDFSAWNSEQNDHSNITN, from the coding sequence GTGATGATGCCGACCAATTCGGAGAGGTACGCTTGGGCAGGGTGGATCCTGGCTGGGCTGCCTATCATTTCGTCTTCTCTCAGGGCTGCATCCGCTCTGACAGGTACGAACTTGGTAGCACCGATTCCCATAGCGGGGCAGATCTCGGTCGCCCTACAGGAGATGGCTGTGTTCGTCGTGGCTCAAGACATCGCCTTCAGACAGGTGAGCCTCGTCCTCGGGTTCTTTCTCCTCATCTTGACATCGTGGCTCGCGTTCGGTGTCCTCATGATCACGGGCGTTCGCAGGCGGATCGAACCGTCGAGCACCGTGGCTGCTGGGGCCGTGACGGTCGCCAGTGTACTGTATCTCATCCTGTTTTTCGGGGTTTACAACGGGCTGTTGACGACGGACCTTCCCGTGGGACAGCTGGCAGCGTTCTTCGCGGTGCCCGTCGTCGCCTCGGGATTGCTGGTCGGCTCGTACTACATCTATCCATGGGAGGACGAACGGTACTGGCGGGCGATCAAGGATCTCAAAGAAGCCGAGAAGGCGGCTGGTCGGAAGCGTCGTGAGTTCGACGACCGACTCTCCGAAGAGATCGGCGGCGACCCGTCGGAGACCTCACTGCTTCCGGACGAACTGGCGTTCCCGGCGGAGTGCCGTGAGATCGAGAACCGGGCCGAGCGCATCAGGAATACCTCTTCGGCGGAACCGGATCTCGACGACCTCCAACGGCGGGCGCAGGGAGTCAAACTCGACGCGATGGAGTTGGACCCAGAGGAGGCACTCCAGACGCTACGTACGGAGCTCGAAGCACAGGTCCGCGAGGCTGCCGAACAGAAGATCGGGAAGCTTCGGCTCGAAACACCCGACGGCGAGCAACTCGAAGTGGAAAACCTCCCTCGCGAGTACACGCACGTGCCGACCGAGGCGGACGTCGACATCGTACTGAGTTCACAACGGTCTGTCAGCGAGCAGATCATCGAACTGCGAACCGCCAACCAACTCACTATCATCGAGGCGATCAGGGCGATAGACGACGTCGTGGACCACGTCCAAACCCGAGTCGCCCCACACGTCGAATCACAGATCCGACTACTCGCCCCACACGTCGAGTCGTGGTCCACCGAGGACGAGAGCGGGGACGACATGGTCGAGCAACGAACGACGATCGTCGAGCGTTTCGAGGCCATAGAGGGCCTCCTCGGGAAGTCGCTGTACGACATCTACGTCGATGGAAACGACGGCACCTCGGAACTAGTCTCCGTCGCCGACGTGCGGGAGGCCGTCGACGAGGCGGAAAACTCGGTGCGTCGGTGTACAGCGACGGATCTTGAGGAGACTGTTCGCTGGATCGACGGGATGGTCGCATCGCTCCAAACGGCCGTCGATTACTACGACCGGACGTTCTACCGTGGGCTGAAAGAAGAGCGAGAACAGCTCTCGCTCTACGCCCGCGACGCGACCCCCGAGCCCGTATTCGACGAACACGTCTTCGAGACGCTCAAACAGAGCGTCGCGAAGGATTTCGGCGCGGAGTACGAGATCGATTGGACGGCACAGACGCTCACCGTGACGTACGACGCGGGAGCGAATGTTCCATCGGACGACCAGATAGACGTGGGCGACGGGGCAGCGGTCACGGACACGACGTCGGCCTCCGAGGATGTTGAGTGGCGCGTGCACTCGCTTCTCGACAAGATCACTGAACGGTCGCGCGACAACGAACAGGTCGTAATCGACCGCGACGAGCTTCCGAGCGGTATCGATGAGTCGGCGATTAGTGCGTTCAAGTCGTTCGTCGATACGCACGACGAACTCGTCGTGCGGGAGGAGGCGGAGGAGAGTCCGGAACGCGGTTTCGTCGTGGAGACGAGCGGTGGAAGCCCGCTCGAACAGGTGACGAGGGACCTCCGTGACGACTTTTCGGCGTGGAACAGCGAGCAGAACGACCACTCAAACATCACTAACTGA
- a CDS encoding type IV pilin — protein sequence MKFNNLFNTDDRAVSPVIGVILMVAITVILAAVIGTFVLGLGDSVSDTSPQASLSFDYTADAADSTIEVTHSGGDAIPESATLTLNSDVAALDTTDELGSELTVGDTRTVGIDAELETGDTLNVIVGDRIVASWTYQG from the coding sequence ATGAAATTCAACAACCTATTCAACACAGACGACCGCGCTGTCTCCCCTGTTATCGGGGTCATCCTCATGGTCGCGATTACAGTCATTCTGGCAGCCGTCATCGGTACGTTCGTCCTCGGGCTGGGCGATTCGGTGAGCGACACGTCGCCGCAGGCAAGCCTGTCGTTCGACTACACAGCAGATGCTGCCGACAGTACGATTGAAGTCACTCACAGCGGTGGTGACGCAATCCCCGAATCTGCGACGCTCACGCTGAACAGTGACGTTGCCGCGCTCGATACTACAGACGAACTCGGTAGTGAGCTGACGGTTGGTGACACGAGAACGGTTGGCATCGACGCAGAACTTGAAACGGGTGACACACTCAACGTCATCGTCGGCGACCGCATCGTCGCGTCGTGGACCTACCAGGGCTAA
- a CDS encoding sensor histidine kinase gives MSDVHNPQSSLPPGSVQLLVDHFPNGVLALVDTDLRFQAVGPSSRRLCGWSVDNVIGKRLEEVFPAETAERLESNLAATLDGEGRSFDAVFLGETHHVETRPVDVNGKSHAVVATQVVTDDRHATTGAEQQAQHLEQFASMLSHDLRNHLNVAHGRLDLFHETGDEAHLDDVETALERIEELTTDLTVLGHRDQADVDHDPVSLADVARDAWETTDTRSATLSTDASEFVGDYSQLQALFENLFRNAVGHGGSDVAIRVGPLADGFYVEDTGTGIPPEDREQVFDHGFTTSYSGDGVGLAIVERIAEAHDLTVSLSESPEGGCRFEFRAGDSQ, from the coding sequence GTGAGCGACGTTCATAATCCACAGTCATCATTACCCCCCGGATCGGTCCAGCTCCTCGTCGATCACTTCCCCAACGGGGTCTTAGCACTCGTCGACACCGATCTCCGGTTTCAGGCCGTCGGTCCCTCCTCCCGCCGTCTCTGTGGATGGAGCGTCGATAACGTGATCGGAAAACGGCTCGAAGAAGTGTTCCCCGCGGAGACCGCCGAGCGACTCGAGTCGAACCTCGCGGCGACGCTCGACGGCGAGGGCCGGTCGTTCGACGCGGTCTTCCTCGGCGAGACCCACCACGTCGAAACCCGTCCGGTGGACGTCAACGGCAAGTCACACGCGGTGGTGGCCACGCAGGTCGTCACCGACGACCGACACGCCACGACAGGAGCCGAGCAGCAAGCCCAGCATCTCGAGCAGTTCGCCAGTATGCTGTCTCACGACCTACGGAACCATCTCAACGTCGCCCACGGCCGACTGGACCTGTTTCACGAGACCGGCGACGAGGCACATCTCGACGACGTCGAGACGGCACTCGAGCGTATCGAGGAGCTCACGACCGACCTCACCGTGCTCGGCCACCGAGACCAGGCTGACGTGGATCACGACCCCGTCTCGCTCGCCGACGTCGCCCGCGACGCGTGGGAGACGACCGACACCCGGTCGGCCACACTCTCCACCGACGCGTCCGAGTTCGTCGGTGACTACAGCCAGCTGCAGGCACTCTTCGAGAACCTGTTTCGCAACGCTGTCGGCCACGGCGGCTCGGACGTCGCCATCCGCGTGGGTCCGCTTGCCGACGGCTTCTACGTCGAAGACACCGGGACGGGAATCCCGCCGGAAGACAGAGAGCAGGTGTTCGACCACGGCTTCACCACGAGCTACAGCGGTGACGGCGTCGGACTCGCCATCGTCGAGCGTATCGCCGAGGCCCACGACCTGACCGTCTCGCTCTCTGAGAGTCCCGAGGGCGGCTGTCGGTTCGAATTCCGTGCTGGCGACAGTCAGTGA